GCGGCTCGCGGCAGGCGCTGACCTTCGGCTTCGCCTTCGAGGTGATCGACAACGAGGCCTCGAGCTTCGGCGCCGTGAAGAGCCTCTATCGCTGACCCGGCGCATCGCGCATCGCCACGTGCACACGAGGCCCCGCCGACCGGCGGGGCCTTCGTGCAGCAGCGTGATGCCTCACTCCTCCTGCGTCGTCACCCGCCCGTTCGATGCCGGCCGTTCCCGCGCCAGGTCGACCGCCTCCTCCGGGCCCACCGTCCGCCGGCCCAGCAGCCGCACCCGGTTGTCGAGCGCCGACACGAAGGCCGGGGTACGATCGGTGGGCACCACCACCCGGTGCTCGCCCTTGGGCAGGTAGGTGGTGCGGAAGCTGGGGTTCAGGCGCTTGAGTTCGCGGTAGGTGATCCCCGCGCTCGCGATGAGGTCCTTGATCGGGACCCGGTTGCGCTGCACGCGGATCTCGAGCGTGTCGC
This sequence is a window from Candidatus Krumholzibacteriia bacterium. Protein-coding genes within it:
- a CDS encoding transglycosylase SLT domain-containing protein; translation: ALDYMEDLYEEFENWPLVLAAYNSGDRRVRETIEHQVTRDYYDMVLPRETEAYWFKAAAAKVLLSEPARYQLELPDDGWAPVACDTLEIRVQRNRVPIKDLIASAGITYRELKRLNPSFRTTYLPKGEHRVVVPTDRTPAFVSALDNRVRLLGRRTVGPEEAVDLARERPASNGRVTTQEE